From the Lathyrus oleraceus cultivar Zhongwan6 chromosome 4, CAAS_Psat_ZW6_1.0, whole genome shotgun sequence genome, one window contains:
- the LOC127136118 gene encoding uncharacterized protein LOC127136118 encodes MDPIKYIFEKLALTGRISRWKRLLSKDDIQYITQKAINGSILADHLAHQPVEDYHPLKFDFPYEDIMVTKDYEIPGPAEGPEPGKLCTLMFDGASNATGYGIGVVLMSPKNFHLPFTACFACTNNMDEYEACILGLEEAINLRIKVLEVYGDSALVIHHIIGVGTKDTPT; translated from the coding sequence ATGGACCCgatcaaatacatatttgagaaactAGCTCTCACTGGTAGAATTTCCCGATGGAAAAGGCTATTATCAAAGGACGACATCCAATATATCACTCAGAAAGCCATCAATGGCAGTATACTGGCAGAtcatcttgctcaccaaccagTGGAAGATTACCATCCtttgaagtttgatttcccaTACGAGGATATTATGGTTACCAAAGACTATGAAATCCCTGGACCTGCCGAAGGACCCGAACCAGGGAAGTTATGTACTCTTATGTTTGACGGTGCTTCAAATGCTACAGGTTATGGAATTGGGGTGGTgttgatgtctcccaagaattttCATCTACCATTCACAGCTTGCTTCGCCTGCACAAATAAcatggatgagtatgaagcttgcatactgGGACTAGAGGAAGCTATTAACTTGAGGATCAAAGTCCTTGAAGTATATGGAGACTCTGCTCTAGTGATACATCATATCATAGGTGTTGGGACGAAAGACACGCCAACTTAA